The following proteins are co-located in the Nocardia bhagyanarayanae genome:
- the pknB gene encoding Stk1 family PASTA domain-containing Ser/Thr kinase, with product MTTPKNLSSRYELGEIIGFGGMSEVHKARDLRLSRDVAIKVLRADLARDPTFYLRFKREAQNAAALNHPAIVAVYDTGEAEVDGGPLPYIVMEYVDGETLRDIVRGKGPLPPRRAMEIIADVCAALDFSHKAGIVHRDMKPANIMINRAGAVKVMDFGIARALADSSNPMTQTAAVIGTAQYLSPEQARGETVDARSDVYSVGCVLFEILTGEPPFTGDSPIAVAYQHVREDPRLPSHVHSGVPRELDSVVLKAMSKNPANRYQTAAEMRADLIRVLGGQKPSAPMVMTDEDRTTVFGANEPAPRSFRTVERNDDTAEQEPAEPGGSRRTAYLALGAAAALAVVFALFWVLIGPGSKPDQVAVPDLSNKSLAQAQDALQKLGFTVAIQQKPDSKVADGNVIATQPLGGSRIDEGSTVTVQVSSGPDQVQVPRLDGLTVQQAEQELNSVGLRMDPNVVRKESSAQDLDKVIGTEPSAGARVDVDQAIVVWLGKGPEKVRVPSLVGQDISVAQPNLVDSAGFKIVIEEVQSSKPKGEVIATSPAGGTNADKGSTVTVQVSSGDQISMPSVVGLTPSQAVEKLRQAGWTGSTSQINQNTTGTFDAGSVGRIISQQPSAGSSISKTSTITITTGVLGPP from the coding sequence ATGACGACCCCGAAGAATCTCTCTTCCCGCTACGAGCTGGGCGAGATCATCGGCTTCGGCGGTATGTCGGAGGTTCACAAGGCGCGCGATCTGCGGCTGAGCCGGGATGTGGCGATCAAGGTGTTGCGCGCCGATCTGGCCCGCGACCCCACGTTCTACCTGCGCTTCAAGCGTGAGGCGCAGAACGCGGCCGCGCTGAACCATCCGGCCATCGTCGCGGTCTACGACACTGGCGAGGCCGAGGTGGACGGCGGCCCGCTGCCCTACATCGTCATGGAGTACGTGGACGGCGAGACGCTGCGCGACATCGTGCGCGGCAAGGGTCCGCTGCCGCCGCGGCGCGCGATGGAGATCATCGCGGACGTCTGCGCCGCACTGGATTTCAGCCACAAGGCCGGGATCGTGCATCGCGACATGAAGCCCGCGAACATCATGATCAACCGGGCAGGCGCGGTGAAGGTGATGGACTTCGGCATCGCCCGCGCGCTGGCCGACAGCTCCAACCCGATGACCCAGACCGCGGCCGTTATCGGTACCGCGCAATATCTTTCGCCCGAGCAGGCGCGCGGCGAGACCGTCGACGCTCGCTCGGACGTGTACTCGGTGGGCTGCGTGCTCTTCGAGATCCTCACGGGCGAACCGCCTTTCACGGGTGACTCCCCGATCGCCGTCGCCTATCAGCACGTGCGCGAGGACCCGAGGCTTCCCTCACACGTGCACTCGGGCGTGCCGCGCGAGCTGGATTCCGTGGTGCTCAAGGCGATGAGCAAGAACCCGGCCAACCGGTACCAGACCGCCGCGGAGATGCGCGCGGACCTGATCCGAGTCCTCGGCGGCCAGAAGCCGAGCGCGCCCATGGTGATGACCGACGAGGATCGCACCACCGTCTTCGGCGCCAACGAGCCGGCGCCGCGCAGCTTCCGCACCGTCGAACGCAACGACGACACCGCCGAGCAGGAACCCGCCGAACCGGGTGGCTCGCGCCGCACCGCCTACCTCGCGCTCGGCGCGGCCGCCGCGCTCGCCGTGGTGTTCGCGCTGTTCTGGGTGCTGATCGGTCCGGGAAGCAAGCCGGATCAGGTCGCTGTGCCCGACCTGTCGAACAAGTCGCTCGCGCAGGCGCAGGACGCGCTGCAGAAGCTCGGCTTCACGGTGGCCATCCAGCAGAAGCCGGACAGCAAGGTGGCCGACGGCAATGTCATCGCGACCCAGCCGCTCGGCGGTTCCCGCATCGATGAGGGCAGCACGGTCACCGTGCAGGTCTCCAGCGGGCCCGATCAGGTGCAGGTGCCGCGGCTGGACGGACTGACCGTGCAGCAGGCCGAGCAGGAGCTCAACTCGGTCGGCCTGCGAATGGATCCGAATGTGGTGCGCAAGGAGTCCAGCGCCCAGGATCTGGACAAGGTGATCGGCACCGAGCCTTCGGCGGGCGCGCGGGTCGACGTGGACCAGGCGATCGTGGTCTGGCTCGGCAAGGGTCCGGAGAAGGTCCGGGTGCCGAGCCTGGTCGGGCAGGACATCAGCGTGGCCCAGCCGAACCTGGTGGACAGTGCCGGTTTCAAGATCGTCATCGAGGAGGTGCAGTCCTCCAAGCCGAAGGGTGAGGTCATCGCGACCAGCCCGGCGGGCGGCACCAACGCCGACAAGGGCTCGACGGTGACGGTCCAGGTGTCCAGCGGCGATCAGATCAGCATGCCGTCCGTGGTCGGTCTGACGCCGTCGCAGGCGGTGGAGAAGCTGCGCCAGGCCGGGTGGACCGGCAGCACCAGCCAGATCAACCAGAACACCACCGGCACCTTCGACGCGGGCAGCGTCGGGCGGATCATCAGCCAGCAGCCGTCGGCCGGTTCGTCGATCTCCAAGACCAGCACGATCACCATCACCACCGGAGTGCTCGGCCCACCCTGA
- a CDS encoding CBS domain-containing protein — protein sequence MTTARDIMKPGAQWISKDETVGKAARMMAELGVGSLVIADENERMCGIITDRDIVVKCVAQGRAPANTRAEELCEATPRWVSADADVEEVLEEMESHRIKRMPVIENKRLIGMISEADLARHLDDNQLSEFVTAVYGRP from the coding sequence ATGACCACTGCCAGGGACATCATGAAGCCCGGCGCTCAGTGGATATCCAAGGACGAGACGGTCGGCAAGGCGGCGCGCATGATGGCCGAGCTCGGCGTCGGATCCCTCGTCATCGCGGACGAGAACGAACGGATGTGCGGCATCATCACCGACCGCGACATCGTGGTGAAGTGCGTGGCCCAGGGCCGTGCACCGGCCAACACCCGTGCGGAGGAACTGTGCGAGGCGACCCCGCGGTGGGTCTCGGCCGACGCCGATGTCGAGGAAGTGCTCGAGGAGATGGAGAGCCATCGCATCAAGCGCATGCCGGTGATCGAGAACAAGCGGCTGATCGGCATGATCAGCGAGGCCGATCTCGCCAGGCACCTCGACGACAACCAGCTCAGCGAATTCGTGACGGCGGTCTACGGCCGGCCGTGA
- a CDS encoding deaminase — translation MPADQATADERFMRRAIELARQCPPSDTAFSVGAIVVADGAEIATGYSRETDEKVHAEESALNKLAADDPRLARATIYSTLEPCSQRATATRPPCTDRILRAGIGRVVIAWREPTTFVVNCVGVEKLRQHGVEVVELPNLADEAMSMNRHLDLS, via the coding sequence ATGCCCGCTGACCAGGCAACGGCCGACGAGCGTTTCATGCGCAGGGCCATCGAACTCGCGCGCCAGTGCCCACCGAGCGACACCGCGTTCTCGGTCGGCGCGATCGTCGTGGCCGACGGCGCGGAGATCGCGACGGGATATTCGCGGGAGACCGACGAGAAGGTGCACGCCGAGGAATCCGCGCTGAACAAGCTGGCCGCCGACGATCCGCGGCTGGCGAGGGCGACGATCTACAGCACCCTCGAGCCGTGCTCGCAGCGCGCGACGGCGACCCGGCCACCCTGTACCGATCGCATCCTGCGCGCCGGGATCGGGCGCGTCGTCATCGCCTGGCGCGAGCCGACGACCTTCGTGGTGAACTGCGTCGGGGTGGAGAAGCTACGGCAGCACGGCGTCGAGGTGGTCGAACTGCCGAATCTGGCCGACGAGGCCATGTCGATGAATCGGCACCTGGATCTCTCGTAG
- a CDS encoding RibD family protein → MTRPYVLLSVAVSLDGYIDDAGPERLLLSDAADFDRVDRVRAESDAILVGAETLRRDNPRLLVDSAERRAARVAAGKPEFPLKVTVTARGDLDRELNFWHHGGAKIVYTTDSGAARLADRLVGIADVVALGAELDFGALLDDLGRRGVGRLMVEGGTGMHTAFLSADLADELHLAVAPIVVGDSGAPRFLADARFPGGPARRRTLAAVERVGDMAVLRYLLRPEAVDS, encoded by the coding sequence GTGACCAGGCCGTACGTACTGCTCTCGGTGGCGGTCAGCCTCGACGGCTACATCGATGACGCCGGTCCCGAGCGACTGCTGCTCTCGGACGCGGCGGATTTCGACCGAGTCGACCGGGTGCGCGCCGAGTCCGACGCGATCCTGGTCGGCGCCGAGACGCTGCGCCGCGACAACCCCCGGCTGCTGGTCGACAGCGCCGAGCGCCGGGCGGCGCGGGTGGCGGCGGGCAAGCCGGAGTTCCCGCTCAAGGTGACCGTCACCGCGCGCGGCGACCTGGACCGAGAGCTGAACTTCTGGCACCACGGCGGGGCGAAGATCGTCTACACGACCGACTCCGGCGCGGCGCGGCTCGCCGATCGGCTGGTCGGCATCGCCGACGTGGTCGCCCTCGGCGCGGAACTCGACTTCGGGGCGCTGCTGGACGATCTCGGCCGCCGCGGTGTCGGACGTCTGATGGTCGAGGGCGGCACCGGGATGCACACAGCGTTCCTGTCCGCCGATCTGGCCGATGAACTGCACCTGGCCGTCGCGCCGATCGTCGTCGGCGATTCCGGCGCGCCGCGGTTCCTCGCCGACGCCCGATTCCCCGGCGGACCGGCCCGTCGCAGGACGCTCGCCGCGGTCGAGCGAGTCGGCGACATGGCCGTGCTGCGCTACCTCCTCCGTCCCGAGGCCGTGGACTCGTGA
- a CDS encoding aminodeoxychorismate/anthranilate synthase component II produces the protein MRVLVVDNYDSFVFNLVQYLGQLGAEAVVWRNDDPQLADVDAAIADYDGILISPGPGTPDRAGASIDLVHACARSSTPLLGVCLGHQAIGEAFGATVTRAPELLHGKTSSVYHLGAGVLAGLPDPFTATRYHSLTVLEDTVPEDIEVLGRTESGIVMAMRHRTLPIHGVQFHPESVLTQGGHRMLANWLEVCGERPAEGLVEMLEAEVAALVLQ, from the coding sequence ATGCGTGTACTGGTCGTCGACAATTACGACAGCTTCGTCTTCAACCTGGTTCAGTATCTCGGCCAGCTGGGAGCCGAGGCCGTCGTCTGGCGCAACGACGATCCGCAACTGGCCGATGTGGACGCCGCGATCGCCGACTACGACGGCATTCTGATCAGTCCCGGCCCCGGCACCCCCGATCGGGCCGGTGCGAGCATCGACCTCGTGCACGCCTGCGCCCGCAGCAGCACGCCGTTGCTCGGCGTCTGCCTCGGTCACCAGGCGATCGGCGAGGCCTTCGGCGCGACCGTCACCCGGGCGCCCGAACTGCTGCACGGCAAGACCAGCTCGGTGTACCACCTCGGTGCGGGCGTGCTGGCCGGTTTGCCCGACCCGTTCACCGCGACCAGGTACCACTCGCTCACCGTGCTCGAGGACACCGTGCCCGAGGACATCGAGGTGCTCGGCCGCACCGAATCCGGGATCGTGATGGCCATGCGCCACCGCACCCTGCCGATCCACGGCGTGCAGTTCCATCCGGAATCGGTGCTCACCCAGGGCGGGCACCGGATGCTGGCGAACTGGCTCGAGGTCTGCGGTGAGCGGCCCGCCGAGGGTCTGGTGGAGATGCTCGAGGCGGAGGTCGCGGCACTGGTGTTGCAGTGA
- the crgA gene encoding cell division protein CrgA, which produces MPKSKVRKKTDYTINPASRIPVKVKAGPSPVWYVAIMLGFMLAGLLWLLVYYLAAEQISWMNDLNAWNFLIGFGLMVVGLIMTMRWR; this is translated from the coding sequence ATGCCCAAGTCGAAGGTCCGTAAGAAGACCGACTACACGATCAACCCCGCCAGCCGGATCCCGGTGAAGGTGAAGGCGGGCCCGTCGCCGGTCTGGTACGTCGCGATCATGCTCGGCTTCATGCTGGCCGGCCTGCTCTGGCTGCTGGTCTACTACCTGGCGGCCGAGCAGATCAGCTGGATGAACGACCTCAACGCCTGGAACTTCCTGATCGGCTTCGGGCTCATGGTCGTCGGCCTGATCATGACCATGCGGTGGCGCTGA
- a CDS encoding PH domain-containing protein, with protein MEPRLSWTTPTPALVAVAVGGVILAGAAFFAADAASRLLIGLAAAGLLALAGLGFRQRPRLSIQTGADPRLVVRGLLGPAEYRPEQIVKARVVSYRRLGRKSPMLEIDVEHEGQERLLIFGRWDLGTAPQDVFEALVAHRLAYLPRD; from the coding sequence GTGGAACCGCGCCTCTCGTGGACCACGCCCACCCCCGCGCTCGTCGCGGTGGCCGTCGGTGGTGTGATCCTCGCCGGCGCCGCGTTCTTCGCCGCGGATGCCGCGAGCCGGCTGCTCATCGGCTTGGCCGCGGCGGGCCTGCTCGCCTTGGCCGGCCTCGGTTTTCGCCAGCGACCGCGCCTGTCCATCCAGACCGGCGCCGATCCGCGCCTGGTGGTGCGCGGTCTGCTCGGACCGGCCGAGTACCGGCCCGAGCAGATCGTCAAAGCGCGGGTGGTGAGCTACCGCCGCCTGGGGCGCAAGTCGCCGATGCTCGAGATCGACGTCGAGCACGAGGGGCAGGAACGGCTGTTGATCTTCGGCCGTTGGGATCTCGGCACCGCGCCGCAGGATGTCTTCGAAGCGCTCGTCGCGCACCGGCTCGCGTACCTGCCCAGGGATTAG
- a CDS encoding rhomboid family intramembrane serine protease: MNPQPPAPTCARHPNRPTGLACTRCGRPACPDCLRPAAVGQHCVDCVRAAGTQVRPVRTVAGAPVASSTTPLVTYGLIGLNVLFYAITAVQASSLADNYRSSLFLRWALIPQLVADGEWFRVIGSGFLHWGPLHLALNMFALYIVGIQLEPFLGRTRMLAIYMVALVGGSAGGMLLEPVNTVGAGASGAVYGMFGAVAVLLIRLRMNATQILVIIAINVLLSLSLPGVSLWVHLGGLVAGTLATMGVLFLPQWVRAKSPESARTIGWAAIGAVGAVSVALIGVAAAMLS; this comes from the coding sequence ATGAATCCTCAGCCGCCCGCACCGACGTGCGCCCGCCATCCGAATCGTCCGACCGGCCTGGCGTGCACACGCTGCGGGCGGCCCGCATGCCCGGACTGCCTACGGCCCGCCGCGGTCGGGCAGCACTGCGTCGACTGCGTGCGCGCGGCGGGCACCCAGGTCCGTCCGGTCCGCACGGTCGCGGGCGCGCCGGTCGCCTCCTCGACCACTCCGCTGGTGACATACGGGCTGATCGGGTTGAACGTGCTGTTCTACGCGATCACCGCGGTTCAGGCGAGCAGCCTCGCCGACAACTACCGGTCCAGCCTCTTCCTGCGTTGGGCGTTGATTCCGCAGCTGGTGGCCGACGGTGAGTGGTTCCGGGTGATCGGCTCCGGCTTCCTGCACTGGGGGCCGCTGCACCTGGCGCTGAACATGTTCGCGCTCTACATCGTCGGCATCCAGCTCGAGCCGTTCCTCGGACGGACCCGGATGCTCGCCATCTATATGGTCGCGTTGGTCGGCGGTTCGGCGGGCGGGATGCTGCTCGAGCCGGTGAACACCGTCGGGGCCGGTGCGTCCGGCGCGGTCTACGGGATGTTCGGCGCGGTCGCGGTGCTGTTGATCCGGCTCCGGATGAACGCCACCCAGATTCTGGTGATCATCGCCATCAACGTGCTGCTCAGCCTCTCGCTGCCCGGGGTATCGCTGTGGGTGCACCTCGGTGGACTCGTCGCGGGCACGCTGGCCACGATGGGAGTGCTGTTCCTGCCGCAGTGGGTGCGCGCGAAATCGCCTGAGTCGGCACGCACCATCGGCTGGGCGGCCATCGGCGCGGTCGGCGCGGTCTCGGTCGCGCTCATCGGCGTCGCGGCGGCGATGCTGTCCTGA
- a CDS encoding peptidylprolyl isomerase, giving the protein MTSPIQTAGVTLYTNHGDIKLALFGYHAPKTVRNFLGLIDGSAAYTTENASGGTSGPFYDGTAFHRVIDGFMIQGGDPGDTGRGGPGYDIAAEFHPELRFDRGYLLAMANVGARTSGSQFFITVSPQPHLNRKYTIFGEVVDPDSRKVVDAIAATPTDRNDRPKEPVRISTITID; this is encoded by the coding sequence GTGACCTCACCGATTCAGACCGCCGGTGTGACGCTCTACACGAACCACGGCGATATCAAGCTCGCGCTCTTCGGCTATCACGCGCCGAAGACGGTGCGGAACTTCCTCGGGCTGATCGACGGCTCGGCGGCGTACACCACCGAGAACGCGAGCGGGGGCACCTCCGGTCCGTTCTACGACGGCACCGCCTTCCACCGGGTGATCGACGGCTTCATGATCCAGGGCGGCGATCCCGGCGACACCGGTCGCGGCGGTCCCGGCTACGACATCGCCGCCGAATTCCATCCCGAGCTGCGCTTCGACCGCGGCTACCTGCTGGCGATGGCGAACGTCGGCGCCCGCACCAGCGGCTCGCAGTTCTTCATCACGGTGAGCCCGCAGCCGCACCTCAATCGCAAGTACACGATTTTCGGCGAGGTCGTCGACCCGGATTCGCGCAAGGTCGTCGACGCCATCGCGGCGACGCCGACCGACCGCAACGACCGCCCCAAAGAGCCCGTCCGCATCTCCACCATCACGATCGATTGA
- a CDS encoding ABC transporter permease, with protein MGLGERLSIVVSDSVTIAKRNIIKIRRVPDVLIFSTLSPIMFVLLFAYVFGSAIQVPGMEGGYREFLIAGIFAQTVVFGSSFTGAGLAEDMQKGIIDRFRSLPMAPSAVLVGRTVSDVVINVVSLAVMSLTGLLVGWRIRGSFFDAVLAYILLLLFAYAVSWIMAVVGLLVRAPEVFNNASFMVMFPLTFLANTFVPMNNLPAVLKLFAEWNPVSALTQATRELFGNTSPLVPVSDAWSMQHPVATTLIWVVVILVVFVPLALRQYKRTVSR; from the coding sequence ATGGGTCTCGGCGAACGGCTCTCCATCGTGGTCAGCGATAGCGTCACCATCGCCAAGCGCAACATCATCAAGATCAGGCGCGTGCCCGACGTGCTGATCTTCTCGACGCTGTCGCCGATCATGTTCGTGCTGCTCTTCGCGTACGTCTTCGGCAGCGCGATCCAGGTGCCCGGCATGGAAGGCGGCTACCGCGAATTCCTGATCGCGGGCATCTTCGCGCAGACCGTGGTGTTCGGTTCCTCGTTCACCGGCGCGGGTCTCGCCGAGGACATGCAGAAGGGCATCATCGACCGCTTCCGCTCGCTGCCGATGGCGCCCTCGGCGGTGCTGGTCGGCCGGACCGTCAGCGACGTGGTGATCAACGTGGTCAGCCTGGCCGTCATGTCGCTGACCGGCCTGCTCGTCGGCTGGCGGATCCGTGGCTCCTTCTTCGACGCGGTGCTCGCCTACATCCTGCTGCTGCTCTTCGCCTACGCGGTGTCCTGGATCATGGCCGTCGTCGGTTTGCTGGTGCGGGCGCCCGAGGTGTTCAACAACGCCAGCTTCATGGTCATGTTCCCGCTGACCTTCCTGGCCAACACCTTCGTGCCGATGAACAATCTGCCCGCCGTGCTGAAGCTGTTCGCCGAGTGGAATCCGGTCTCGGCGCTGACCCAGGCGACCCGCGAGCTGTTCGGCAACACCAGCCCACTGGTGCCGGTCTCGGACGCCTGGTCGATGCAGCATCCGGTGGCGACCACGCTGATCTGGGTGGTCGTGATCCTGGTGGTGTTCGTGCCGCTGGCCCTGCGCCAGTACAAGCGCACCGTCAGCCGCTGA
- a CDS encoding ATP-binding cassette domain-containing protein, producing MPDAIVAEGLVKRYGQLVALDGLDLTVPEGTVTALLGPNGAGKTTTVRVLTTLLVPDAGRATVAGIDVLRNPQALRSRIGASGQYAAVDEYLTGFENLEMVGRLYHMGVQRSKERARELLERFRLSDAADRPVRGYSGGMRRRLDLAGALVANPPVLFLDEPTTGLDPRARLDLWDVIEELVAGGTTLLLTTQYMEEADRLADSIAVIDHGTVIARGTADELKTLVGGDRVQFTVDHVDKLAVAQQALKGLADGEIHLEPGLRRITVPVSNGSQALVDAIGLLAASDVQVHDVGLRRPSLDDVFLTLTGHEAEELVGGEAADKRAGSAATNGSGGVKAAERLEATEGNSR from the coding sequence ATGCCCGACGCAATAGTCGCCGAGGGTCTGGTCAAACGCTACGGCCAGCTGGTCGCCCTCGATGGACTCGACCTGACGGTGCCGGAGGGCACCGTCACCGCGCTACTCGGCCCCAACGGCGCGGGCAAGACCACCACGGTCCGGGTGCTCACCACCCTGCTCGTTCCCGACGCGGGCCGGGCGACTGTCGCGGGCATCGATGTGCTGCGGAATCCGCAGGCTTTGCGCTCCCGGATCGGTGCGTCGGGCCAGTACGCCGCCGTCGACGAATACCTCACCGGCTTCGAGAACCTCGAGATGGTGGGCAGGCTCTATCACATGGGCGTGCAGCGCAGTAAGGAGCGCGCACGCGAGCTGCTGGAACGCTTCCGGCTCAGCGACGCGGCCGACCGGCCGGTCCGCGGCTACTCCGGCGGCATGCGCCGCAGGCTCGACCTGGCGGGCGCGCTGGTGGCCAACCCGCCGGTGCTGTTCCTGGACGAGCCGACCACCGGCCTGGACCCCCGGGCCAGGCTGGATCTCTGGGACGTCATCGAGGAACTGGTCGCGGGCGGCACCACACTGCTGCTCACCACCCAGTACATGGAAGAGGCCGACCGGCTCGCCGATTCGATCGCCGTGATCGACCATGGCACGGTCATCGCCCGCGGCACAGCCGACGAGCTGAAGACCCTGGTCGGCGGCGATCGCGTCCAGTTCACCGTCGATCACGTCGACAAACTCGCCGTCGCGCAGCAGGCGTTGAAGGGCCTCGCGGACGGGGAGATCCACCTCGAACCCGGCCTGCGCCGGATCACGGTGCCGGTCAGCAACGGATCCCAGGCTCTCGTCGACGCGATCGGCCTGCTCGCGGCGAGCGATGTGCAGGTTCACGACGTCGGTCTGCGTCGCCCATCGCTGGACGACGTGTTCCTGACGCTCACCGGGCACGAGGCCGAGGAGCTCGTCGGCGGCGAGGCCGCGGACAAGCGCGCGGGAAGCGCCGCGACGAACGGTTCCGGCGGCGTGAAGGCCGCCGAACGACTCGAAGCAACGGAAGGAAACTCCCGATGA
- a CDS encoding acyl-CoA dehydrogenase family protein: protein MESVLDYLLTEPPGAPVDSVAAAWAGHRAVAARFASSVDAAIAGGFAADRLGFAFLSGYQEALRTLLPELPAEDAVAVSATEAGGAHPSAIRTALTEHDGAATVSGTKTFTTLGSLARRLLVVASAGVADDGRNILRAALVETSAPGVAVTDLPAAPFAPEIPHATVTFTDAPATVLPGDGYTDFLKPFRTIEDVHVLAAALGWLVRVARESSWPRPVLQQLLALVAAVRGLDLDRPGSPGVHVALGGVFEEFGRVVDELAPLWRTADPVARDRWERDRPLFGTAGRVRAQRLATAWRAVGFDTETTD, encoded by the coding sequence GTGGAATCTGTGCTCGACTATCTCCTGACCGAACCGCCCGGCGCACCGGTCGACTCCGTGGCGGCCGCCTGGGCCGGGCACCGCGCGGTCGCGGCCCGTTTCGCGTCGTCGGTGGACGCCGCGATCGCGGGCGGTTTCGCGGCCGACCGGCTCGGCTTCGCCTTCCTCTCCGGCTACCAGGAGGCGCTGCGCACCCTGCTGCCCGAGTTGCCCGCCGAGGACGCCGTCGCGGTCTCGGCTACCGAGGCGGGCGGCGCGCACCCCTCGGCCATCCGCACCGCGTTGACCGAGCACGACGGCGCGGCGACGGTCAGCGGCACCAAGACCTTCACCACGCTGGGCAGCCTGGCGCGCAGGCTCCTTGTCGTCGCCAGCGCGGGTGTCGCCGACGACGGCCGCAACATCCTGCGGGCCGCCCTCGTCGAGACCTCCGCGCCGGGCGTCGCGGTGACGGATCTGCCCGCCGCCCCGTTCGCGCCCGAGATCCCGCACGCCACCGTCACTTTCACCGACGCGCCCGCGACCGTGCTGCCCGGCGACGGCTACACCGACTTCCTCAAGCCGTTTCGCACCATCGAGGACGTGCACGTGCTCGCCGCCGCGCTCGGCTGGCTGGTGCGCGTCGCGCGCGAGTCGTCCTGGCCGCGACCGGTGCTTCAGCAGCTGCTCGCGCTGGTGGCCGCGGTGCGCGGGCTGGATCTGGACCGGCCAGGATCGCCCGGCGTACACGTCGCGCTCGGCGGCGTCTTCGAGGAGTTCGGCCGGGTGGTCGACGAGCTCGCGCCGCTCTGGCGGACCGCCGATCCGGTCGCCAGGGACCGCTGGGAGCGGGATCGCCCGCTGTTCGGCACGGCGGGACGGGTGCGGGCGCAGCGGCTGGCAACCGCCTGGCGTGCGGTCGGCTTCGACACCGAGACGACCGACTGA
- a CDS encoding pyridoxamine 5'-phosphate oxidase family protein has translation MTQKVEHFDEIEAEFNAYVGRIVYATMVTVDSKNRPRTRVLIPVWERVDGVPLGWLATYKTPVKAAHIARNPHVNFSYWSRGNNSVAVDATAEWVDDLATRQRVWDLYAQTSPPGAGYHLGQFWRAPDDPTLHIMRLEPWRIQVIRGADLRSRIWQPAAEVAKTG, from the coding sequence ATGACGCAGAAGGTCGAGCATTTCGACGAGATCGAGGCGGAGTTCAACGCCTACGTGGGGCGCATCGTGTACGCCACGATGGTGACCGTCGACAGCAAGAACCGGCCGCGCACCCGGGTGCTCATCCCGGTTTGGGAGCGGGTCGACGGGGTTCCGCTCGGCTGGCTGGCCACCTACAAGACGCCGGTCAAGGCGGCGCACATCGCGCGGAACCCGCACGTCAACTTCTCCTACTGGTCGCGCGGCAACAACTCCGTCGCGGTGGACGCGACGGCCGAGTGGGTGGACGATCTGGCGACCCGCCAACGGGTCTGGGACCTGTACGCGCAGACCAGCCCGCCGGGCGCGGGCTACCACCTCGGCCAGTTCTGGCGCGCGCCCGACGATCCGACGCTGCACATCATGCGGTTGGAGCCATGGCGCATCCAGGTGATTCGCGGCGCCGATCTGCGCAGCCGGATATGGCAGCCCGCGGCCGAGGTCGCCAAGACCGGTTGA
- a CDS encoding winged helix-turn-helix transcriptional regulator: protein MEDGTSESLGYCGDTEDYTARQWDTREDCDVRQILDRIADKWSLLTIALLAGRTMRFTELRREIDGVSQRMLTRTLRHLERDGLVRRTVHPVVPPRVDYELTPLGGSLHETIQALVTWTEDHQREIAEARTAYDATTAAAAV, encoded by the coding sequence ATGGAAGACGGCACTTCTGAGTCACTCGGTTACTGCGGGGATACCGAGGACTACACGGCACGCCAGTGGGACACCCGCGAGGACTGCGATGTGCGCCAGATCCTCGACCGCATCGCCGACAAGTGGTCGCTGCTGACCATCGCGCTGCTCGCGGGACGCACCATGCGGTTCACCGAACTGCGCCGGGAGATCGACGGCGTCAGCCAGCGCATGCTCACCCGTACGTTGCGCCACCTCGAACGCGACGGCCTGGTGCGGCGCACGGTGCATCCCGTCGTTCCGCCGCGAGTCGACTACGAACTCACACCGCTGGGCGGCAGCCTGCACGAGACCATCCAGGCGCTGGTCACCTGGACCGAGGATCATCAGCGCGAGATCGCCGAGGCGCGCACCGCGTACGACGCGACCACTGCGGCGGCGGCAGTGTGA